DNA from Castellaniella sp. MT123:
CATTGATGGCCAATGTTTCGTAGACGGCGCGCTGCGGATTGATGAAAGCCCGGACCCGCCGGACGATGTCGCTCGCCCGGGTCGCCTGCTCCACGATCCCGTCCAGCGCGGTCGCTATCATCGGCGACAGGTCCGGATCCGCCATGGCGCGAGCGGCCAGCGCGAAGTTGGACAAGGCCATCAAGGGCTGATTGAGATCGTGGGCGATTGTCGAAGCCATCTCGCCGACACTGGCCAGCCGCGCGCTGTGCTGCAGCTGACGCTCCTGCTCGCGCTGGCGGGCCTCGGCCTGCTTCTGTGCGGTGATGTCCACGATGGAACTCATCCAGCCGCGGTACAGGCCCCGGGCATCGATCAGCGGCGCGGCATAGACCATGCAGATCACCTCGTGACCGTCCCGATGGCGGAATCGCGTCTCGAACCCATGCGGCACCCCGCCATTTCGCGTGGCCTCATGTTCGTGCAGCAGCTGCGCCACATCATCGGGATGCCAGTAAGGATAGGGCGGCACGCAGCCCAGCAACTCGTCCTGGGGGAACCCGACCATCTCGCACAGGGCGCGATTCACGTAGATCACGCGGCCTTGCGAATCGTGGGCCCGCATGCCGACCAGCAGGGAATCTTCCATCGATTTGCGAAAGGCGTGGGCTTCTTCGAGATCGCGGGTGCGATCCTCGACGCGTCGTTCCAGCTCGACACGGGCCTGACGCTGCTCGGCATACCGTTTCTCGCGCTGACGCCAGGACACCAGGCCCAGCAGCAGCACGGTGGCCACCAGCGCGGCAATGATCTCGGCTTTCAGACGAGACCGCCAGACCTCATCGAGGTTTCCGGTCACGGTCAGCGTCCAGCCGAGCTCAGGCAGGTGCGTGCGCAAGGCCAGCAGCTCGCGCGGCCGCCCATCCAGCCGGGTCCGGATCAGCAAGCCCGGCAGATCGGCATCCTGCTCGAACTGCCAGGGCAAGCGTTCGAAGCGATCCCGCGCACCGTACTGGGCATGCTGGTGCAGCCATTCCAGATCGGCAGGCGCCAGATCCCGGTCGGCCCGGTACAACCAGTCGGGGACCGAACTGAGGAACACGATACCGTGACGATCCTGCAGCAAAACCGGATCCGTCGCACGCGACCAAGCCTGCTCGACCCGCTCCAACCCGAGCTTCACAACCACGACGCCAACGATGGCGCCCGCATTCCGGACGGGTTCCGCGATGAACAGGCCAGGCTGACCCGTCGTCAGTCCCACACCGTAAAACAAGCCACGCCGCCCGCCCAATGCGTCCTGGAAATAGGGCCGCAAACGATAAGAGTGTCCGACGAAGGTGGTCGGCTGATCCCAGTTGCCGGCGGCCAGCGTCAGCCCCTGGGAGTCCACCACGTACAGGACCTCCGCACCGGTCTGTCGCTGCAGGTCGGCCAGGTAGCGATCAACCCGGGTCACCTGGCCCCGGTCCGCGGGATCCCGCAGCAACGTCAAGACATCCGGATGGCGCGCAACCACGTAGGGTAGATCGCCGTATTTCTCGACGATGCCGCGCAGGGCCAGAACGTAGGCGTCGGACGCCTGGCGAAGACTGGCCTCGCGGAGATTGAGTTCCTGATCCTGGGACCAGCGCCCGGCCACCAGGATCAGCAACAGGCCGGCCAGGGCGGCAAGGCCCCAGCGCCAGAAACGCAGGACGGGGAAGCGGGAAATCGGGCTCATGGGCGTGGCGGCACCTGGATGGAAACAAAATAGCACAGCCGCCGCGGCTGCCTATACCGAGCAGCCGACCTGCGTAGTTCTACGGAGATCGGCACCGTGAAAGCTCCGGATGCGCCACCGCCTGCGCGGATAGATACTCCAGCCACAATATCCCCTGCTCACTTGGGCATGGACACACCAGGAGACAGCCCGGCAGCCTGCGCGGGCGCAGGGGAACTCCCAGGAGTTCACACACATGACAACAGCGACAAACCGACTGGCGGGCGGCCTCGACGCCGCCGCCCAGACGACCCATGACGACAATCCCTCGACCCGCAAGGTGGTCAAGGCCATCCTCGCCGCGTCCAGCGGCAATCTGGTCGAATGGTTCGACTTCTACACCTACGCTTTCTTCAGCGTCTATTTCGCGGAGCAGTTCTTCACCGGCGTCGGGCAGACCGGCGCCTACATGCAGGCCGCCGGCGTCTTCTTCATCGGCTTTCTGATGCGGCCAGTCGGCGGCTACCTGTTTGGCCGCATGTCCGATCGCTACGGCCGCAAGCGCGCCATGGTCGTCTCCATCCTGATGATGGGATTCGGATCACTCGGCCTGGCGCTGCTGCCGACCGCGTCCACCGTCGGCGGCCTGGCCCCGGCGCTGCTGATCCTGATGCGCTGCATCCAGGGAATCTCGGTGGGCGGTGAATACGGATCGACGGCCACCTACATGTCCGAGGTTGCCCAGCGAGGGCGCCGCGGCTTCTTCTCGTCCTTCCAGTACGTGACGCTGATCGGCGGCCAGCTGCTGGCGAGCCTGCTCGCCGTCATCATGACGCATGCCCTGGGCAGCGACCAGATCTCGGCGGGCTGGTGGCGCCTGCCCTTCGTGATCGGCGCGCTTGCCGCGCTGGTGTCCCTGTGGCTGCGCTCCGGCCTGGAAGAGACGACTACCACGACGGATCGCCACCGCGCCGGGTCCGGATCCTTTGCCGAGGTCATGCGCTATCCCCGCGCATTCTGGGTGGTGCTGGGCATCACCTGCATCGGCTCGCTGGCGTTCTACGTCTTCACCACCTACATGCAGAAGTATCTGATCAACACGGCCGGCCTGAGCAAGGGCCTGGTCGCCGAGATCATGACCGTCTGCCTGCTGGTCTTCATGATGATGCAGCCCTTGGTCGGCATGGTGTCGGACCGCATCGGCCGCAAGAACTCGATGCTGATCTTCGTTGCCGGCATGATCGTTCTGCCCGTTCCCCTGCTGGCGGCGATCGGCAGACAGCAGTCGCCCGTGGCGGTGGGCCTGCTGATCCTGCTGGCGATGGTCTTCCTGAGCTTCTACACCTCGATCTCGGGCATCGTGAAGGCCGAGATGTTCCCCGCCCACATACGGGGTCTGGGAGTCGGTTTCACCTACGCCATCGGCAATTCCCTGTTCGGCGGATCGGCCGAATATGTCGCACTGTTCATGAAGAACCAGGGCATCGGCGGTGTGTTCCCCTGGTATATGGTGGCCATCGCGGTGTGCGGACTGACGGCGGTCCTGGCGATGCATGACAACCGCCGTCATTCGACGCTGGACAACCCCGAAAGCAGCGCCTACGGCCGCTGATCCAGACCGGGCCTGCGCACGCGGGCCCGGCTTGCCAACAGCGCCAGAGCGATCACGCAAAAGCCCGCCCCAGCGTAAAAGGTGACCGGTGCCCCGAACCGGTCCCACAGCAGGCCGGCAATCACGCTGGCAAAGAGCATCGCCAGGCCGCAGACCAGGTTGAAGACACCATACGCGGTGCCGCGCAGATCGGCCGGGGCGACCTCGGCCACCATGGTCGCCAGCAGCCCCTGGGTCGCACCCAGGTGAATGCCCCACAGAATGGTCCCGGCCAGGACGATCGCCCAATGACTGCTGGATGCCAGCAACAGATCGGCCACGACCATCACCCCGAGACCCAATGCCAGCAGACCACGGTGGCTGATTCGGTCGGACAGCTTGCCGAAGGGATACGCCGATAGGGAGAAAGCCAGGTTCATGGCGACGATCGCCAGCGGCACCAGAGCCATGGCAATGCCGCTTTGCTGCGCTCGCAGCACCAGGAAAGCCTCGCTGAATCGGGCCAGCGTGAAGACGGCACCCATGATGACCACCCACCAATACGGCGACGTCAGCCGGCGGAGGTTTTCGCGCCGGATCGGGTTGGTGCGCTTCGCCTTGTTGCCCGCAGCCGCGGGTTCTCGCAGGCCGAAGGCCAGCAGCGCCGCGCTGGCAAGCCCGGGAATGACCGCGATCCAGAAAACCGTCCGGAAGTGATCGGACCACAGCAGCATCAGGCCGACCGCCAGCAGCGGCCCCAGCGTCGCGCCGACGGCGTCCAGCGTCTGGCGCAAGCCGAAGGCGGCACCCCGGATGTTAGCTGGCGTCAGATCCGCCACCAGCGCATCGCGGGGAGCGCCCCGAATCCCCTTGCCGACACGATCCAGCAACCGCGCGGTCAGGACGACCCCAACGGTGGGCGCCACGGCAAACAGCGGTTTTGTCAGTGCGGCCAAGGCATAACCGAACACGGCCAGCCCCTTGCGCCTGCCCAGATAATCGCTGAGCACCCCGGAGAACACCTTGACGATGAGCGCCGTCGATTCGGCCAGGCCTTCCACCCAACCGACTTCCAAGGCGCTGGCCCCCAGTGTCGTGATCATGAACATCGGCAACAGACTGTGGATGAGCTCGGACGATACGTCCATCAACAGACTGACGAAACCCAGCACCCAGACCCCACGCGGGATGGCAACCGCCATGTTCATGCATCCTTTCAGAAATGGCGGCCCAGTTCCAGTCCGCCAGCACTCAGCGGCCTGTCGAGAAAATACCCCACCGTCGCCCCCAGGGGCCGCGTCAGAACGAAGGCGGCCCAGAACAGCAGCGTAGTCGAAATCCGGGCTCAGTCATAGGTGGCGGCCACGATCGCCTGCAGAACGCAAAACACCAGTGCGCCCCAGGACGGATAACCGGACAATAATCGTGTTGGTCCGAACCCATTAGACCGCTTGCAAGCTCTATGAAAGCGCAGGGCCTTCGTGACCCCGGCCACTCAGCGACCGAAGGTGCCGCTTTCGCGATGCCACAGGACAGGAGCCAGACCATGACCGATACACATGACCGCGACAACCTCATCATGGCGGCGCAAACGGGCGATTCAACGGCGATCGCCGATCTGCTCACCGTCTGCCAGGCGGACGTGCGCCGCTACGCGCGCAGGCACTGTCAGCCCAGCGATGTCGATGACGCAGTCCAGGAATCCTTGCTGATCATTGCCCGCAAGGTCAGGGGCCTGAAAGCGGCGGTGGCGTTCTCCTCGTGGCTTTTTACCGTGGTCAAGCGCGAGTGCGGAAAACTGTCCCGGATGATGTTTCGGTACGAACCGCTGCCGGATGAACTTGCGGAAGAGAAATTGTTGCACAGGCCAACCGACGAGTTGAGGATCGATCTTGCCCATGCGCTGGAATCGCTGCCGGCACATTATCTCGAGGTCATTCTGCTACGCGATTTCGAGGAACTGACCATTGCGGAAATCGCCGACCGGCTGGAAGAACCGCACGGCGCGGTGAAAAGCCGTCTGCACCGGGCCCGGGAACTGGTCCGGGAATATCTGCTGGCCCCGCAATAGGCGGGTACTGGGCAACACGAAGGCCAGACACGCTCATGCATCTACCCGATTGCGCGCATAACATGGATGGATGTAGGGTTAAGCATCCACGGTAGTCGCGCGAGACCCAGGCCCAGGTTCGATTCATCCGTTCCCCGCCCGCCCCGAACACGGGTCATTCAGATCCAGGAGCATCCCGATGAGCAAAAAACCGATTTTCTCGAAATATCGCCTTGTAGTTCTGGCAAGCAGTGCCATCATCGGCACGTTGACCGCCGGCGGCGTTGCCCTGGCGGATCAAAGCAAGGTGATGCTCAGCGGCACCCAGGAAGTTCCCGCCGTCACCACCTCGGCCAAGGGCGAAGGTACGATCACCATCGACGCCGACCGATCCGTCAGTGGCAGCATCATGACGTCGGGCGTGGCGGCCACCATGGCGCACATCCACGAAGCCGCCGCCGGCAAGAACGGTCCCGTCATTATCCCCCTGGAAAAGAAGGGGGACACCGAATGGGTCGTACCGGCGAACGCCAAGCTGACCGATGCGCAGTACAAGGCCTACAAGGCGGGCGATCTGTATGTCAACGTGCATAGCGCCGCGCACCAGGCGGGCGAGATCCGGGCTCAGATCAAGCCCTGACATCCCTTCCGCGCCAGGCCATGGATGCCCACCAGTACCGTGAGCAGCGGCATCGGTGCGGCCGTGCACAGGCGATCACAAGCAATGCTCATTTTGCCGAAGCTCAGCCACTCCAGACCTCATCGTAGTAGCGCATCCAGTTCAACCCCAGCACCTTTTCAATGCGAGACCCCGGCCAGCCTGCCTGCTCCATCGCCCGGGTCAGGTTGGGAAATTCACCGATCGTGCGGATGCCTTCGGGGTTGAGAATGGTACCGAAGTCAGTCAAACGCCGATAGCGGCCCTTGTCATGCATGATCCAGTCGAAGAAGCCTTTATCGTAGCCTTGGGTGAAGTCGCTGCCGATGCCCACGCAATCATCGCCAATCAGATTGATCACGTAGTCGAAAGCTTCAACATAGTCGTGAACATCCGCCTCGATCCCCCTGCGCAGAAATGGGGAAAACATGGTGACTCCCACAAAACCGCCATGATGGGCGATAAACTGCAGTTCTTCATCGCTTTTATTGCGCGGGTGATCCTTGAGCCCCGAGGGCAGACAGTGCGAATAGCACACTGGCTTGCTCGAAGCAAGAATAGCTTCGCGGGAGGTGTTCGCCCCAACATGCGACAGGTCGACCATCACGCCGCAGCGGTTCAACTCCCCGATGACTTCACGTCCATAGCCCGAAAGACCGCCATCACGCTCATAACAACCGGTACCGACCAAGTTCTGCGTGTTGTAGCAAAGCTGTACGACACGCACACCCATGTCGGCAAACGCCTCGATGCTGCCGAGCAGATCCTCGAACGCATACGAATTCTGAAAGCTGAGAATGATGCCGGTCCTGCCTTCCTTTTTCGCCTGGCGGATATCATTGGCAGTGCGCACCAGGGTCACCAGTTCCGCATTATCACGAATCAGTTTCTTCATATCCGCAATGTTCGCCACAGTATCCCGGAAACCCTCCCAGATGGATACCGTGCAACTGGCGGCGCTCAGTCCGCCTTTCCTCATGTCTTCAAAAATGGACCGATCCCACTTGGCAACGATCAGACCATCGATGACGATGCTGTCATCGTGCATGGGCCCCATGGCGCGTTCTCCCTGTTCGATAGACACGTTACGCGCCGCTGGCGGGTACCAGCACGCCGGCGTCACTGTGCCATGACAGCCGCACATCCTGCCCCTGGGGCAGAACCGTGGGACCGCCGATCACCGGTGCCTGGCGCCGCGCAGTCAGAACCATCCCCGACTCCGTACGAACTTGATAATCAATCACCAGGCCCCTATAGGTCACTAGCCGGATCTTCGCCTTCAAGGCACCCCCGCCAGCAGCGTCCTGGGCATCACCGATCTGGATGCGTTCGGGACGTAGCGCCATCACGACTTTTCCATCATCGCCAGCCGAAGCGGCCGGAACGAGGTCCCCGCTATCCACCCGGAATGCGCCCGGGCTCTCCACACGTCCGTGCAGTATGTTCGTGACCCCCATGAACTCCGCCACGAACTGGGAAGCTGGCGTATCGAAGATCTCATCCGGGGACCCCGACTGCTCCACACGCCCGTTGCGCATGACCACCACCCGGTCCGACACGCTGAGCGCTTCGTCCTGATCATGTGTCACGAACACAGTGGTGATACCCATTGAGCGCTGAATCTCGCGAATTTCGTTCTTCAGGCCCTGCCGCAGATTTGCATCGAGGTTGGACAGCGGTTCGTCGAGCAAGAGTACATCCGGCTCGATCACCAGAGCACGAGCCAGCGCGACGCGCTGCTGCTGTCCACCAGAAAGCGCCTTGGGCATGCGCTCCGCAAACTCGCGCAGCCGGACCCGGTCCAGCGCGGCATTGACCTTCTTTCGGATTTCGTCCTTCCGCACGCGCCGCATCTCCAGTCCGAACGCCACATTGGCAGCCACGGTCATATGCGGGAAGAGCGCGTAATTCTGAAAACCGAAACCCATGTTGCGCAGATTGGGCGGCAGATCGGTCACATTGCGTCCCCCCACCAGGATCTGGCCGCTGGTCGGGCGGATGAATCCGCCCAGCATGCGCAGAGTGGTGGTCTTGCCGCATCCCGAAGGTCCGAGCAATGTGACTAGCTCGCCGGAACGAATGTTCAGCGAGATGTGATCGACGGCCGTGCTGTTACCGAACTGTTTCGATAGAGCTTGAAGAATTACGTCTGACATGTCTCTCGCCTTTTCTCAAAAGTCATTGCGTTAGAAAACACGGCTCAACTTCACATAGCGGTCACTGATCAGCAGCAGCGTCCCGACGATCAGCATCTGGACGGTCGCCACTGCCGCCACCGTGGAATCCAGATTCCATTCAAGATAGTTGATCAAGGCAATCTGGAGCGTCGTGCGCCCCGGTCCCACCAGAAAGAGAGATCTTTCCAAATCGATGAATGAAATCACAAACGAAAACAGGGCTGCCGCAATCACGCCTGCCCGAATCGTAGGCAAGGTCACACGCCAGAATACAGTCAAAGGCGATGCGCCCAGACTTGCCGCGGCCTCTTCGATAGACCGGTTTGCACCAATCAATGAAGAGGTCACCAGCTTCACGGTCCAGGGCAATGCAATCAAGGCATGTGCAATCAGAAGCCCGCCAACCGTACCTGCGATCTGAATGTCCGAAATGATCTCGAACTCGATGAAAGCCATGAATAGGGAGGCTCCGCCAACGATCCCCGGCACAATAAGCGGAGACATCAGCACCGTCTGGATGGAATCCCTGCCCGGAAACTGATAGCGCACAATGGCCAGGCTGGCCGGGATGCCCAGTATCAGGCTGATGACCGTCGCAATGGCGGCAACTTCCATGCTCACCAGAAAGCCCTCGCGAAATGGATCCATGCCCCAAGCTCGCACATACCACGCCGTCGTGTAGCCTTCGGGCGGGAATGTCAGGATCTGATTGGAGAAAAAACTTGCCCAGATGATGACAGCCAGCGGCAAAACGATGAATGCGACGGAACCGATGGACAGGAATAGATAAACCTTGTTCGATAGCGTGTTCATGATTCAGCCCCCAATACAACCAGCGCACACACCGTGCTGCGAATGTTTTCATGCATCACTCGCTCCATTTACGATAATGACGCTGAGTGACCGCCGTCATTACAACCACCAGCACCAAGGTGACGGCCATCAGGGCAAATGCCAGCGCAGCCCCGAACGGCCAGTTCATGGCTTTGGTGACCTGCTGGTAGATTTCCGGCGCCATCATATGAAACTGGGGTCCGCCGAGCAGTACCGGCGTGGCATAGGCATTCATGGCCAGGATGAAGCACAACATGGTGCCGGTAAGCAAGCCGGGCATGGCCAGGGGAAGCAGGACGCGACGCACGACCGTCAGATGACGAGCTCCAAGGCTCTCGGCCGCGTGCTCCAGGTTGCTGTCTATGCTCTGTATCGTGCCTAGAAGGATGATGATCATGAAGGGCAAGAGCACAGACACCAGCCCTACCAGGACGGCGGTGGGCGTGTACATCACTTTTTCCAGCGACAAACCAACATATCCCGCCATGGTCGACAACAGCCCCTTGTCTCCCAAAACCAGCATCCATGCCGCCGTGCGCACCGCATTGCCCATCAGCAATGGCAGGACAATCATGATGAAGAACACGGATTTCCATCGATCCGACGCGATACGGGCCAAGAAGTAGGCCACCGGAAACCCGAGCATCAGGCAGATGACGGTCGATGCGGCGGACATACCCAGGGTGACAAGCAGAACATCCTGGTAAAAGCGGTCACCGAAAAACTTGCTGTAGTTCTCCAGCGTGAATGTGGAGACCATCAACTCGGCTGGCACAAACTTGTTGAAGCTGTAGCGAAACATCAGCAGCAGTGGCGCCAACAGCCCAAACACCACCAGAAGGGTTGCCGGAGCAACCAGATTGAACACAGGTGATTTGCGCTTCCGTTTGATGGGCATGGCAACGGAAGGACTGACGGAAAAGCTTGTCACAGCCATGATTCTCCCCTATGCGTTCAGACTGCGATGCTTTTGTTCCACCATTCAAGCCAAGCCGCCGTATTCTTTGCCACATACGGATAGTCGGGCATATGCAGCAAGCCCCGTTCTTCGGAAGAGAAATCGATCTTTGCGCGCACGTCCGCCGGAAGTTCCGCGTTGGCGTTCGCCGGCGCGTAGAAGCTGGCTTGTGCCAAGCCCGCCATCGCGCGCTTGTCCAGCATGGCATTTAAATAGACATATGCCGCATCGAGGTTGGGCGCCTTTTTGAGCAATGAAGCACCGAACATGACGCTAATCGCCCCGCCCCCAGGAAACTGGATATCCAGAGGCGCTCCGTCATGGATCCACTGCAGGCCCCGAGCCTTGTAATTCACCGCAATATCGACTTCGCCAGTCAGAAGCGCGGACTGAAGGTGCTGATGCGTGGCGTAGATCTTGGGTTCCGTCAACTTCTTGAGTTCAAGTAGTTGCTTCATCCCGGCTTCACCATCGTTGACCTTGCCGCTGGCGACCAGGCTGGCCATCATGACATAGTTGAAGTAGAGCTGATTGGTCAGACCCAGCTTGCCTAGCCATTTCTTGTCCCACAGCTCCTTGTACGACTTGGGAGGATCAGGGACCTTGTCCTTGTTGAATATGATGACCACGCCGCTATACAGCCACGGCACGAAGTACGGCATCGTTTGCAATTGCTCAGGAACGCTGGCGAAATTCGAGATCTTCGACTTGTCCAGGTCTGCCAAAACCCCATAGTTGTGTAGTTCGTAGGCATCGCCCTGATTGATGTGCATCACATCGATCGTCCCACGGGGCAAGCGCCGCTCTGCAAGTACTTTGGCCTTCCTGTCCGCTTCCACCCCCAGGTCGCGGACGATACGAATGCCCTGACTCTCGACAAGGGGCTTTTCGACGTAGCGGATCGTGCGGTCATTCCAGTCGCCACCCCAGTTTGAAACCACCAGCGTGCCGCCAGCGGCAAAAGAAAGTTTTGGCGCCATGGCCAGCAATCCGGCGGCGCCCAAACTACGGATGATGTCTCTCCTGGACATTGTCATGGAAGCTTGGCTTGGGGTGTATTTCATGCTTGTCTCCTGGACAATCGGCAGATTATTCCGCCTTGTATAGTTCTAACTAAGTTCAATCGATAAGATTTCTATCCATTTCCTTGCAACTACAATTTGACGTGCTGTCGCTCCAATCGGGGCCCGCCGCATTGCGCAACGAACCGCCCTTATCGAAATCCTTGGCCGTTCACGCAACGCGGCGAGCGTGTGAACTAGCTTCCGCGGCGGCTTGGCCGACACGATCGAGGTACTGCAGGCAGGTTTCAGTGGTTTCAACGTCGCCGAACTTTGCATCGATATCGAACAAATTCCAGAGTACGGCGCCAGGGACACGATCCCCGATGGCTTCCTTGACAGCAATCGTGCGGAAGCCGTCAGCGAGGCCGTCGCAGATCGTCTCGCGTACGCAGGCCGAGGCGGTCACACCGGTCACCAGGATCGTATCCACCCCCGCGGCACGCAGGTATCCGGCCAGGTAGGTACCGTGAAAAGCGCTGGCGCGTTTCTTGATCAGCGTCAGTTCGCCTTCGACAGGCGCGATGCGCGAGTCGATCGCCCAGATATCGGGGTTGCTCTGATTGACCACATCAATGGGGATCTTATTGTGCCACAAGCCCATATCAGTATTAGGGTTATGACGGTCTGTGATCTCGTAGCAGGTCGTGACATGGACGACCGGTAAGTTGTACTTGCGGAAGCCTTTTAGCAGCGCCTGCATGGAGGGAATGATCTGGTCATCGACATGCTCGCAAGTGAATGGATTTCCGGGACGCGTCCAGGCATTGGCCAGATCGACGCTGATCAACGCCGGTCGATTGCCAAAGCCGACGCGGCGCTGGAAACCCCGGTCCTGGTAACGGCGGGTTGCTTCGGCGAAAGCGGCTTCCAGTACTTGTTCCAGTTTGTCCGACATGGGGGAAGTTCCTTTAAAAGGTTATCAAGGCGACTTCGGGGCATCCTGGCGACCAGAGTTTTAACGCCCCACTCACGATGTCATCCTAGCAGTGGCACAAACTCATTTGATAATTATTTTGTGGCTATAAATGCATTTTTTGATATGAATGACATTCGATCATCCAGGCAGGTGCTGCTTGCGCAAGCCTGGGCGCCAAGTCTTCGGCAGCGATCGATGACTTCCTGGGCCACGTCGCGCCCAAAATATCTGATAACCTTTTCTGTCCCGCACAGACGGGACAGGCCGGATTTACCCGCCCAGTCTACGTTTTGCACAGCACCGCCTTCTTGCAAACATCTCATACGCAAGGAATCTGCATGAAATGGTCCAAGGCAAGCCGTCCGCCCAATCGTACCGATGCGCCACGCGGGGCGCCGGCAGGACGCCCTTCAGCGCCAGGCCAGGGTGGACAGCCGGGGGGGCTGCATCCTGGCCGCATCTGGTGGCTGTTTCTAGTCGTGCTGGCAGTCAATTATGCATTGATGCGGTTTTTCACGCCGGGCGAGGAAACGCCCATCACAATACCGTATACCGTTTTCAAAGCGCAGGTTACGCAGGGCAACGTGACCGCCATCTATAGCCAGGGTGACCGCATCGAAGGCCGTTTCGTGCACCCCTTCACCTGGCCGTCCCCTGGTGCTTCGGGTGGGGGCTCGCCGGCAGTCGGCTCGGAAAGCAGCCCTCGTACGTCGCACACATTCGAGAGCATCCTGCCGACGTTCATCGACCCGGGGTTCGAGCGTTTCCTGAATGAGCACAAGGTCGAGATCCAGGCCGTACCGATCCAGACAAGCAACTTGATGGGAACCTTGCTGTACGGCTTCGGGCCCGCGCTGATCATCATCGTCTTCTATGTCTGGATGTACCGGCGCGCGGCGCAGGGGGGCGGAGGGATGGGCGCGGCTTTTGGCATGGGCAAAAGCAAAGCGCGCCGCTACGATCAGGATACCGAGCATCGGGTCACGTTCGACGATGTGGCGGGCATCGATGAGGCCGAGAACGAGCTTGTCGAGATCGTCCACTTCCTCAAGGATCCGGAAAAATATTCGCGTCTGGGTGGCTCCGCGCCCAAGGGGGTGTTGCTCATCGGGGCCCCGGGCACCGGCAAGACCTTGCTTGCCAAGGCCGTGGCCGGGGAAGCGGGGGTGCCATTCTTTTCCATGAGCGCGGCGGAGTTCGTCGAGATGATCGTCGGTGTGGGCGCGGCACGGGTACGCGATCTGTTCCGGCAGGCTCGCGAGCATGCACCGTCCATCATTTTCATTGATGAGATTGATTCCATTGGCCGCGCGCGCGGCCAGGTAGCAATCGGCGGGACGAGCGAACAAGAACAGACGCTCAATCAGATCCTGACGGAAATGGATGGCTTTTCCGGGCGCGAAGGCGTCATCGT
Protein-coding regions in this window:
- a CDS encoding ATP-binding protein; the protein is MSPISRFPVLRFWRWGLAALAGLLLILVAGRWSQDQELNLREASLRQASDAYVLALRGIVEKYGDLPYVVARHPDVLTLLRDPADRGQVTRVDRYLADLQRQTGAEVLYVVDSQGLTLAAGNWDQPTTFVGHSYRLRPYFQDALGGRRGLFYGVGLTTGQPGLFIAEPVRNAGAIVGVVVVKLGLERVEQAWSRATDPVLLQDRHGIVFLSSVPDWLYRADRDLAPADLEWLHQHAQYGARDRFERLPWQFEQDADLPGLLIRTRLDGRPRELLALRTHLPELGWTLTVTGNLDEVWRSRLKAEIIAALVATVLLLGLVSWRQREKRYAEQRQARVELERRVEDRTRDLEEAHAFRKSMEDSLLVGMRAHDSQGRVIYVNRALCEMVGFPQDELLGCVPPYPYWHPDDVAQLLHEHEATRNGGVPHGFETRFRHRDGHEVICMVYAAPLIDARGLYRGWMSSIVDITAQKQAEARQREQERQLQHSARLASVGEMASTIAHDLNQPLMALSNFALAARAMADPDLSPMIATALDGIVEQATRASDIVRRVRAFINPQRAVYETLAINELVEHAHALLLPELQRSRVVVVSDLAAGLPSVRGDRVLLEQVLVNLIQNAVQAMRETPPSRRRIELSSHREGGVVEIRVADQGPGIPADRMEQIFLPFFSTRPDGLGLGLKICRTIIEAHSGRLWVANRLAGGAAFTFTLPINP
- a CDS encoding MFS transporter — protein: MTTATNRLAGGLDAAAQTTHDDNPSTRKVVKAILAASSGNLVEWFDFYTYAFFSVYFAEQFFTGVGQTGAYMQAAGVFFIGFLMRPVGGYLFGRMSDRYGRKRAMVVSILMMGFGSLGLALLPTASTVGGLAPALLILMRCIQGISVGGEYGSTATYMSEVAQRGRRGFFSSFQYVTLIGGQLLASLLAVIMTHALGSDQISAGWWRLPFVIGALAALVSLWLRSGLEETTTTTDRHRAGSGSFAEVMRYPRAFWVVLGITCIGSLAFYVFTTYMQKYLINTAGLSKGLVAEIMTVCLLVFMMMQPLVGMVSDRIGRKNSMLIFVAGMIVLPVPLLAAIGRQQSPVAVGLLILLAMVFLSFYTSISGIVKAEMFPAHIRGLGVGFTYAIGNSLFGGSAEYVALFMKNQGIGGVFPWYMVAIAVCGLTAVLAMHDNRRHSTLDNPESSAYGR
- a CDS encoding MFS transporter — its product is MNMAVAIPRGVWVLGFVSLLMDVSSELIHSLLPMFMITTLGASALEVGWVEGLAESTALIVKVFSGVLSDYLGRRKGLAVFGYALAALTKPLFAVAPTVGVVLTARLLDRVGKGIRGAPRDALVADLTPANIRGAAFGLRQTLDAVGATLGPLLAVGLMLLWSDHFRTVFWIAVIPGLASAALLAFGLREPAAAGNKAKRTNPIRRENLRRLTSPYWWVVIMGAVFTLARFSEAFLVLRAQQSGIAMALVPLAIVAMNLAFSLSAYPFGKLSDRISHRGLLALGLGVMVVADLLLASSSHWAIVLAGTILWGIHLGATQGLLATMVAEVAPADLRGTAYGVFNLVCGLAMLFASVIAGLLWDRFGAPVTFYAGAGFCVIALALLASRARVRRPGLDQRP
- a CDS encoding sigma-70 family RNA polymerase sigma factor; this translates as MTDTHDRDNLIMAAQTGDSTAIADLLTVCQADVRRYARRHCQPSDVDDAVQESLLIIARKVRGLKAAVAFSSWLFTVVKRECGKLSRMMFRYEPLPDELAEEKLLHRPTDELRIDLAHALESLPAHYLEVILLRDFEELTIAEIADRLEEPHGAVKSRLHRARELVREYLLAPQ
- a CDS encoding CHRD domain-containing protein, giving the protein MSKKPIFSKYRLVVLASSAIIGTLTAGGVALADQSKVMLSGTQEVPAVTTSAKGEGTITIDADRSVSGSIMTSGVAATMAHIHEAAAGKNGPVIIPLEKKGDTEWVVPANAKLTDAQYKAYKAGDLYVNVHSAAHQAGEIRAQIKP
- a CDS encoding dipeptidase produces the protein MGPMHDDSIVIDGLIVAKWDRSIFEDMRKGGLSAASCTVSIWEGFRDTVANIADMKKLIRDNAELVTLVRTANDIRQAKKEGRTGIILSFQNSYAFEDLLGSIEAFADMGVRVVQLCYNTQNLVGTGCYERDGGLSGYGREVIGELNRCGVMVDLSHVGANTSREAILASSKPVCYSHCLPSGLKDHPRNKSDEELQFIAHHGGFVGVTMFSPFLRRGIEADVHDYVEAFDYVINLIGDDCVGIGSDFTQGYDKGFFDWIMHDKGRYRRLTDFGTILNPEGIRTIGEFPNLTRAMEQAGWPGSRIEKVLGLNWMRYYDEVWSG